One segment of Acropora muricata isolate sample 2 chromosome 8, ASM3666990v1, whole genome shotgun sequence DNA contains the following:
- the LOC136926381 gene encoding steroid 17-alpha-hydroxylase/17,20 lyase-like isoform X2: protein MPPGPRLSCLPVLGNALSIKTKVDKMAETFEGVIKYYGGDFSLQLGSFKLMMVSTPDAVKEVLLKKSVTFAGRPQLRSYSEFSLGNKDLVFATYGPAWKFYRKIFMSALRQYLSNIPLVEDRVTAQADKLIQFVEEQRGELFDPADRLMKAVANVICGITFKDGSDTRNPDLDRMLKLNAAIVANVDDFQKVLILDFFPWAHFLDREVYERWTAPLLEIHGIIRKRLRQMKETFDPTEPVEDFMSALLHAQLDFERECKTEEEKTEIFSEDRFVTTIHDIFAAGYETTSTALRFVFAYMVTFPNYQEDIQRELDDVVQHKRPRMSDRPNLPLVQAVILESLRVGNLVPLALPHVAIEDTTVRGYRVPKGTIVFPNTEAVHMDPNCWEDPTVFNPYRHIDENGKLIANPDNFFPFGAGRRVCAGEALAKIELFLFTAILFHRFTFVAEEGYQMQMKGATVQFPVRYKIRGIERKTCMRK, encoded by the exons ATGCCCCCGGGACCACGGTTGTCTTGTCTGCCGGTGTTAGGCAACGCGCTTTCGATCAAGACTAAAGTTGACAAGATGGCTGAAACCTTTGAGGG TGTGATAAAATACTACGGAGGTGATTTTTCACTGCAACTGGGAAGTTTCAAGTTAATGATGGTGTCAACACCGGATGCCGTTAAAGAAGTGTTGCTGAAAAAGTCAGTGACTTTTGCTGGAAGACCACAGTTGCGTTCTtattctgaattttctttag GCAACAAGGACCTTGTTTTCGCTACGTATGGTCCTGCGTGGAAGTTTTATCGCAAAATTTTCATGAGTGCGTTGCGTCAGTATCTCTCCAACATCCCACTGGTAGAAGACCGAGTTACAGCTCAGGCAGATAAACTGATACAATTTGTCGAGGAACAAAGAGGAGAGCTTTTTGATCCTGCGGACAGGCTAATGAAAGCTGTTGCTAATGTTATTTGTGGAATAACCTTCAAAGATGGCTCCGACACTCGCAATCCAGATTTAGATAGGATGTTGAAGCTGAACGCAGCCATCGTTGCAAATGTCGATGATTTTCAAAAAGTATtaattttggatttttttccctGGGCCCATTTCTTAGACAGAGAAGTCTATGAGCGCTGGACCGCACCCCTCCTGGAAATACACGGTATCATTCGCAAGCGATTGAGACAAATGAAAGAAACGTTTGATCCAACGGAACCAGTTGAAGATTTTATGTCAGCTCTTCTTCACGCCCAGCTTGACTTTGAAAGAGAATGTAAAACAGAGGAAGAGAAAACCGAGATCTTTTCTGAAGATCGGTTTGTTACGACAATTCATGATATATTTGCTGCAGGCTACGAAACCACAAGTACGGCGTTGAGATTTGTGTTTGCTTATATGGTAACTTTCCCGAATTACCAAGAGGACATTCAGCGAGAATTAGATGACGTGGTACAACACAAACGACCCAGAATGAGTGACAGACCAAATCTCCCACTGGTCCAAGCAGTGATCTTGGAGTCACTCAGGGTGGGTAATTTAGTTCCATTAGCTCTACCTCATGTGGCCATTGAAGACACGACGGTTCGTGGATACCGTGTGCCCAAGGGAACTATTGTGTTTCCCAACACGGAAGCCGTTCACATGGATCCCAACTGCTGGGAAGATCCCACTGTGTTCAACCCGTATCGCCATATTGACGAAAATGGCAAACTGATTGCAAACCcggacaatttttttccttttggcgCTGGGCGTCGTGTCTGTGCCGGAGAAGCTCTTGCTAAAATTGAGCTTTTCCTGTTTACCGCCATTTTGTTTCACCGTTTCACCTTCGTTGCAGAAGAAGGTTATCAGATGCAGATGAAGGGAGCCACTGTTCAATTTCCTGTTCGCTACAAGATACGCggcattgaaagaaaaacatgcaTGAGAAAATAA
- the LOC136926381 gene encoding steroid 17-alpha-hydroxylase/17,20 lyase-like isoform X1, whose product MALSVLSTLYSFLSLGNILLFLPLLYLLHYLKVLYEFRGMPPGPRLSCLPVLGNALSIKTKVDKMAETFEGVIKYYGGDFSLQLGSFKLMMVSTPDAVKEVLLKKSVTFAGRPQLRSYSEFSLGNKDLVFATYGPAWKFYRKIFMSALRQYLSNIPLVEDRVTAQADKLIQFVEEQRGELFDPADRLMKAVANVICGITFKDGSDTRNPDLDRMLKLNAAIVANVDDFQKVLILDFFPWAHFLDREVYERWTAPLLEIHGIIRKRLRQMKETFDPTEPVEDFMSALLHAQLDFERECKTEEEKTEIFSEDRFVTTIHDIFAAGYETTSTALRFVFAYMVTFPNYQEDIQRELDDVVQHKRPRMSDRPNLPLVQAVILESLRVGNLVPLALPHVAIEDTTVRGYRVPKGTIVFPNTEAVHMDPNCWEDPTVFNPYRHIDENGKLIANPDNFFPFGAGRRVCAGEALAKIELFLFTAILFHRFTFVAEEGYQMQMKGATVQFPVRYKIRGIERKTCMRK is encoded by the exons ATGGCGCTTTCTGTGTTGAGCACGTTGTATAGTTTCCTCAGTCTTGGCAATATCCTtttgtttttgccacttttGTACCTTCTACATTATCTTAAGGTGTTATATGAATTCAGAGGCATGCCCCCGGGACCACGGTTGTCTTGTCTGCCGGTGTTAGGCAACGCGCTTTCGATCAAGACTAAAGTTGACAAGATGGCTGAAACCTTTGAGGG TGTGATAAAATACTACGGAGGTGATTTTTCACTGCAACTGGGAAGTTTCAAGTTAATGATGGTGTCAACACCGGATGCCGTTAAAGAAGTGTTGCTGAAAAAGTCAGTGACTTTTGCTGGAAGACCACAGTTGCGTTCTtattctgaattttctttag GCAACAAGGACCTTGTTTTCGCTACGTATGGTCCTGCGTGGAAGTTTTATCGCAAAATTTTCATGAGTGCGTTGCGTCAGTATCTCTCCAACATCCCACTGGTAGAAGACCGAGTTACAGCTCAGGCAGATAAACTGATACAATTTGTCGAGGAACAAAGAGGAGAGCTTTTTGATCCTGCGGACAGGCTAATGAAAGCTGTTGCTAATGTTATTTGTGGAATAACCTTCAAAGATGGCTCCGACACTCGCAATCCAGATTTAGATAGGATGTTGAAGCTGAACGCAGCCATCGTTGCAAATGTCGATGATTTTCAAAAAGTATtaattttggatttttttccctGGGCCCATTTCTTAGACAGAGAAGTCTATGAGCGCTGGACCGCACCCCTCCTGGAAATACACGGTATCATTCGCAAGCGATTGAGACAAATGAAAGAAACGTTTGATCCAACGGAACCAGTTGAAGATTTTATGTCAGCTCTTCTTCACGCCCAGCTTGACTTTGAAAGAGAATGTAAAACAGAGGAAGAGAAAACCGAGATCTTTTCTGAAGATCGGTTTGTTACGACAATTCATGATATATTTGCTGCAGGCTACGAAACCACAAGTACGGCGTTGAGATTTGTGTTTGCTTATATGGTAACTTTCCCGAATTACCAAGAGGACATTCAGCGAGAATTAGATGACGTGGTACAACACAAACGACCCAGAATGAGTGACAGACCAAATCTCCCACTGGTCCAAGCAGTGATCTTGGAGTCACTCAGGGTGGGTAATTTAGTTCCATTAGCTCTACCTCATGTGGCCATTGAAGACACGACGGTTCGTGGATACCGTGTGCCCAAGGGAACTATTGTGTTTCCCAACACGGAAGCCGTTCACATGGATCCCAACTGCTGGGAAGATCCCACTGTGTTCAACCCGTATCGCCATATTGACGAAAATGGCAAACTGATTGCAAACCcggacaatttttttccttttggcgCTGGGCGTCGTGTCTGTGCCGGAGAAGCTCTTGCTAAAATTGAGCTTTTCCTGTTTACCGCCATTTTGTTTCACCGTTTCACCTTCGTTGCAGAAGAAGGTTATCAGATGCAGATGAAGGGAGCCACTGTTCAATTTCCTGTTCGCTACAAGATACGCggcattgaaagaaaaacatgcaTGAGAAAATAA